In the genome of Drosophila pseudoobscura strain MV-25-SWS-2005 chromosome 3, UCI_Dpse_MV25, whole genome shotgun sequence, one region contains:
- the chn gene encoding protein charlatan isoform X4, with amino-acid sequence MATLIPANAGHPGASAQSSNVEATYEDMFKEITRKLYGEETGNGLHTLGTPVAQVATSGPTAVPEGEQRSFTNLQQLDRSAAPSIEYESSGAANGATTSNNVATSQANVIQQQQQQQQLQQQQQQQAESGNSVVVTASTGVGGGGATVVPAPSVSVGGFKSEDHLSTAFGLAALMQNGFAAGQAGLLKAGGDQQQRWAQDGAGVIAAAAAEQQPQLVQWTTGGKLQSYAHVSQQQQQQQQQQQQQQQQQHHHHQSTPKSKKHRQEHAAELIYASPSTSANAVGQNLTQSTPTSAPSNSSGGSSSSGGSRKKSSAQAQAAAAAANGVHIQKRYACTHCPYSTDRRDLYTRHENIHKDEKPFQCYACLKQFNRADHVKKHFLRMHRELQYDINKTRRHVSAGSSSGSGSSGNSHHSGGRGNVTINATGVNIDNAFLEAQRHPTSTSMSIVETIEAVASAGEMPLAQLKQEKLDDGSVLPLHVGVVMNNAQQPVASSSSGSSSVGGGNGGGGNSSGGSGLLKPKREKRFTCCYCPWSGADKWGLKRHLNTHTKPFVCLLCDYKAARSERLATHVLKVHNKRACSKCSYLADTQEEYQVHMSDVHF; translated from the exons ATGGCAACACTAATCCCAGCGAACGCCGGCCATCCTGGAGCGAGCGCACAGTCCTCAAATGTTGAGGCCACATATGAAGATATGTTCAAGGAAATCACACGCAAATTGTACGGTGAGGAGACCGGCAACGGTTTGCATACTCTCGGAACGCCGGTGGCTCAGGTGGCCACCAGCGGACCGACAGCGGTACCAGAGGGAGAGCAGCGTTCCTTCACAAACCTG CAACAGCTCGATCGCTCGGCAGCGCCCAGCATTGAATACGAATCCAGTGGAGCTGCCAACGGGGCAACAACCAGCAACAACGTGGCCACCTCCCAGGCAAATGtaatccaacaacaacagcagcaacaacaactacagcagcaacaacagcaacaagcagAGTCGGGTAACTCTGTAGTAGTAACGGCCAGCACCGgcgtaggaggaggaggagcaactGTGGTGCCGGCACCCAGTGTGTCCGTGGGTGGCTTCAAGTCCGAGGACCACCTAAGCACGGCCTTTGGCCTGGCAGCCCTCATGCAGAACGGCTTTGCAGCGGGCCAGGCGGGGCTCCTGAAGGCCGGAGGGGACCAGCAACAGCGCTGGGCCCAGGATGGAGCGGGTGTGATCGCCGCGGCGGCCGctgagcagcagccgcagctggtGCAATGGACGACGGGTGGCAAACTGCAGAGCTATGCCCATgtcagccagcagcagcagcaacaacaacagcagcagcaacagcaacaacagcagcagcaccaccaccaccagagcACACCGAAGTCCAA AAAACATCGTCAAGAGCATGCGGCCGAATTGATCTACGCCAGCCCTTCCACATCGGCCAATGCGGTAGGACAGAATTTAACCCAATCCACACCCACCTCAGcgcccagcaacagcagcggcggcagcagcagctccgggGGCAGTCGCAAGAAGTCCTCGGCCCAGGCGcaggcagccgccgccgcagccaaTGGAGTGCACATCCAGAAGCGTTATGCCTGCACCCATTGCCCGTATTCCACAGACCGACGGGATCTGTATACACGGCACGAGAACATCCACAAGGACGAGAAGCCCTTCCAGTGCTATGCCTGCCTTAAGCAGTTCAATCGGGCCGACCATGTGAAGAAGCACTTCTTGCGCATGCATCGCGAGCTGCAGTACGACATCAACAAGACGCGTCGCCATGTGTCCGCCGGCAGCAGCTCGGGCAGCGGATCCTCGGGTAACTCTCACCACTCGGGCGGGCGTGGCAATGTGACCATCAATGCCACGGGCGTCAACATCGATAATGCCTTCCTGGAGGCCCAGCGGCATCCCACCTCGACCAGCATGAGCATTGTGGAGACCATCGAGGCGGTGGCTTCGGCCGGCGAGATGCCGCTGGCCCAGCTCAAGCAGGAGAAGCTGGACGATGGCAGTGTCCTGCCCCTCCATGTGGGCGTTGTGATGAACAACGCCCAGCAGCCGGTGGCCAGCTCCAGTTCGGGCAGCAGTTCCGTCGGTGGTGGCAACGGTGgtggcggcaacagcagcggcggctCCGGCCTGCTGAAGCCCAAGCGCGAGAAGCGTTTCACCTGCTGCTATTGCCCCTGGTCCGGGGCCGACAAGTGGGGCCTGAAGCGTCACCTCAATACGCATACAAAGCCCTTCGTCTGCCTGCTCTGCGACTACAAAGCGGCCCGCTCCGAGCGCCTGGCCACACACGTGCTGAAGGTGCACAACAAGCGGGCCTGCAGCAAGTGCTCCTATCTGGCGGACACCCAGGAGGAGTATCAGGTCCACATGAGTGATGTGCA CTTTTga
- the chn gene encoding protein charlatan isoform X1 yields MATLIPANAGHPGASAQSSNVEATYEDMFKEITRKLYGEETGNGLHTLGTPVAQVATSGPTAVPEGEQRSFTNLQQLDRSAAPSIEYESSGAANGATTSNNVATSQANVIQQQQQQQQLQQQQQQQAESGNSVVVTASTGVGGGGATVVPAPSVSVGGFKSEDHLSTAFGLAALMQNGFAAGQAGLLKAGGDQQQRWAQDGAGVIAAAAAEQQPQLVQWTTGGKLQSYAHVSQQQQQQQQQQQQQQQQQHHHHQSTPKSKKHRQEHAAELIYASPSTSANAVGQNLTQSTPTSAPSNSSGGSSSSGGSRKKSSAQAQAAAAAANGVHIQKRYACTHCPYSTDRRDLYTRHENIHKDEKPFQCYACLKQFNRADHVKKHFLRMHRELQYDINKTRRHVSAGSSSGSGSSGNSHHSGGRGNVTINATGVNIDNAFLEAQRHPTSTSMSIVETIEAVASAGEMPLAQLKQEKLDDGSVLPLHVGVVMNNAQQPVASSSSGSSSVGGGNGGGGNSSGGSGLLKPKREKRFTCCYCPWSGADKWGLKRHLNTHTKPFVCLLCDYKAARSERLATHVLKVHNKRACSKCSYLADTQEEYQVHMSDVHPHDNRPSRSGNSTNNNGNSNNNGSGGGNNNNAGGNNVSHSQNLNVLRTIGNTLVANNQLNTYAGNAFGSSSGNVGNGNGGNAVTIYTTSNEGVSGTGGGNITGGGGGGGPLQEIIVNPTSMVGWRLSANGSLIPPHDLLTGGLPNASTQKRGSERLFQYLEAEGSDPEDYARLLKMDAISRNTASVAQDFHKAGGVHELKIPANHQLLFNNKLPSQWTTREAAALLYSLSNMGTHSGSNSSSSSQRQKFGIRARQHSTGEDDENTPSSASSSSFSSDEYNMLSTSPVKLLRHVKLEKHEEDGKEVKVPAQVQAKAMMATAFLEAASYEQTAIELLTSKRKIKVENDEDQENQEQPQPQQRLQLIKSSPAYKLNSNSNNNNSNSNTNHKDKSSHRNAVHHSHRQDDKENNTKSAAIAAAAAAVTAAAAAAAAGGVGATAPSTTSNQTPFLTQMEYQNLNRIGTQFHNYVKDIINKYYAAETPLMLAAAAAALPTATTTGQQRQLDLDHLSPSKRRRLLSETEEYIEYLRNKEDITLTITPKAPTVKSSPPQPPASSLLKRQLDLAVPRKSPKKASPAHSHSHSHSQAAISNGHTASAARKSMSQLATLLPLLADAASKQEYLAAPLDFSKKSDGENGRSSRKQAQPKKIRLTPEAVVGLLRDKYLNRMVRQRLGCLKCNQSRRSSSISFNYHTIGSLALHRFWRHGPTGGSRRRVQAALLLRRDRQSAAAAEVQL; encoded by the exons ATGGCAACACTAATCCCAGCGAACGCCGGCCATCCTGGAGCGAGCGCACAGTCCTCAAATGTTGAGGCCACATATGAAGATATGTTCAAGGAAATCACACGCAAATTGTACGGTGAGGAGACCGGCAACGGTTTGCATACTCTCGGAACGCCGGTGGCTCAGGTGGCCACCAGCGGACCGACAGCGGTACCAGAGGGAGAGCAGCGTTCCTTCACAAACCTG CAACAGCTCGATCGCTCGGCAGCGCCCAGCATTGAATACGAATCCAGTGGAGCTGCCAACGGGGCAACAACCAGCAACAACGTGGCCACCTCCCAGGCAAATGtaatccaacaacaacagcagcaacaacaactacagcagcaacaacagcaacaagcagAGTCGGGTAACTCTGTAGTAGTAACGGCCAGCACCGgcgtaggaggaggaggagcaactGTGGTGCCGGCACCCAGTGTGTCCGTGGGTGGCTTCAAGTCCGAGGACCACCTAAGCACGGCCTTTGGCCTGGCAGCCCTCATGCAGAACGGCTTTGCAGCGGGCCAGGCGGGGCTCCTGAAGGCCGGAGGGGACCAGCAACAGCGCTGGGCCCAGGATGGAGCGGGTGTGATCGCCGCGGCGGCCGctgagcagcagccgcagctggtGCAATGGACGACGGGTGGCAAACTGCAGAGCTATGCCCATgtcagccagcagcagcagcaacaacaacagcagcagcaacagcaacaacagcagcagcaccaccaccaccagagcACACCGAAGTCCAA AAAACATCGTCAAGAGCATGCGGCCGAATTGATCTACGCCAGCCCTTCCACATCGGCCAATGCGGTAGGACAGAATTTAACCCAATCCACACCCACCTCAGcgcccagcaacagcagcggcggcagcagcagctccgggGGCAGTCGCAAGAAGTCCTCGGCCCAGGCGcaggcagccgccgccgcagccaaTGGAGTGCACATCCAGAAGCGTTATGCCTGCACCCATTGCCCGTATTCCACAGACCGACGGGATCTGTATACACGGCACGAGAACATCCACAAGGACGAGAAGCCCTTCCAGTGCTATGCCTGCCTTAAGCAGTTCAATCGGGCCGACCATGTGAAGAAGCACTTCTTGCGCATGCATCGCGAGCTGCAGTACGACATCAACAAGACGCGTCGCCATGTGTCCGCCGGCAGCAGCTCGGGCAGCGGATCCTCGGGTAACTCTCACCACTCGGGCGGGCGTGGCAATGTGACCATCAATGCCACGGGCGTCAACATCGATAATGCCTTCCTGGAGGCCCAGCGGCATCCCACCTCGACCAGCATGAGCATTGTGGAGACCATCGAGGCGGTGGCTTCGGCCGGCGAGATGCCGCTGGCCCAGCTCAAGCAGGAGAAGCTGGACGATGGCAGTGTCCTGCCCCTCCATGTGGGCGTTGTGATGAACAACGCCCAGCAGCCGGTGGCCAGCTCCAGTTCGGGCAGCAGTTCCGTCGGTGGTGGCAACGGTGgtggcggcaacagcagcggcggctCCGGCCTGCTGAAGCCCAAGCGCGAGAAGCGTTTCACCTGCTGCTATTGCCCCTGGTCCGGGGCCGACAAGTGGGGCCTGAAGCGTCACCTCAATACGCATACAAAGCCCTTCGTCTGCCTGCTCTGCGACTACAAAGCGGCCCGCTCCGAGCGCCTGGCCACACACGTGCTGAAGGTGCACAACAAGCGGGCCTGCAGCAAGTGCTCCTATCTGGCGGACACCCAGGAGGAGTATCAGGTCCACATGAGTGATGTGCA TCCGCACGATAATCGACCATCTCGCAGCGGCAACTCGACaaacaacaatggcaacagcaacaacaatggcagtggcggtggcaacaacaacaatgccgGAGGCAACAATGTCTCGCATAGCCAGAATCTGAATGTTTTGCGCACCATTGGCAACACTCTGGTGGCCAATAACCAACTAAACACCTATGCCGGCAATGCTTTTGG CTCCTCCAGTGGCAATgtgggaaatgggaatggaggCAATGCCGTTACCATCTATACCACATCCAACGAGGGCGTATCCGGCACCGGCGGCGGAAACATcactggcggcggcggcggtggtggcccACTGCAAGAGATCATTGTGAATCCCACATCGATGGTCGGTTGGCGTTTGAGCGCCAATGGATCGTTGATACCACCGCATGATCTACTCACCGGCGGCCTACCGAATGCTTCGACGCAAAAGCGCGGATCGGAGCGTTTGTTTCAATACCTTGAGGCCGAGGGCAGCGATCCGGAGGACTATGCGCG TCTGCTGAAAATGGACGCCATTAGTCGCAACACCGCTTCGGTCGCTCAGGATTTTCATAAGGCGGGAGGCGTGCACGAGTTGAAAATACCAGCAAATCATCAACTCCTGTTTAATAATAAACTGCCTTCGCAATGGACGACACGAGAGGCTGCTGCTTTACTGTACAGCCTCAGCAACATGGGCAcccacagcggcagcaacagcagcagcagttcccaGCGACAGAAGTTTGGCATCCGTGCCCGGCAACATTCCACGGGGGAGGATGACGAGAATACACCATCGTCGGCATCCTCGTCGAGCTTCTCCAGCGATGAGTATAACATGCTGTCCACATCGCCGGTGAAGCTGTTGCGTCATGTGAAGCTGGAGAAGCACGAGGAGGATGGGAAGGAGGTGAAGGTTCCGGCCCAAGTCCAGGCAAAGGCGATGATGGCGACGGCATTTCTGGAGGCAGCTAGCTACGAGCAGACGGCCATCGAGCTGCTTACCAGCAAGCGCAAGATCAAGGTCGAGAATGATGAGGATCAGGAGAACCAggaacagccacagccacagcagcgaTTGCAGCTTATTAAATCGTCTCCCGCGTACAAATtgaattccaattccaataaTAACAATAGCAATAGTAACACCAACCACAAGGACAAGTCGTCGCACAGAAATGCCGTTCATCATAGTCATCGTCAGGATGATAAGGAGAACAACACCAAGTCTGCAGCAATagccgctgccgcagcggcggtcacagcagctgcagcagcagcggcagcaggaggagtaggagcaaCCGCAcccagcaccaccagcaatCAAACACCATTTCTCACCCAAATGGAATATCAGAATCTCAACCGCATTGGCACACAGTTTCACAATTATGTTAAAGATATCATCAACAAATACTACGCAGCCGAGACGCCTCTGATGctggccgcagcagcagccgccctGCCCACGGCCACCACCACGGGCCAGCAGAGGCAGCTGGATCTGGACCACCTGTCGCCGAGCAAGCGTCGCCGACTGCTTAGCGAGACTGAGGAGTACATTGAGTATCTGCGCAACAAGGAGGACATCACCCTGACCATTACACCCAAGGCGCCCACAGTGAAGTCCTCGCCACCCCAGCCGCCTGCTTCGTCCCTCCTGAAGCGTCAGCTGGATCTGGCGGTGCCTCGTAAGAGTCCAAAAAAGGCTTCCCCagcccacagccacagccatagccacagccaggcTGCTATTTCCAACGGCCACACAGCGAGTGCTGCACGCAAGTCCATGAGTCAGCTGGCCACCTTGCTGCCCCTGCTGGCCGATGCAGCCAGCAAGCAGGAGTATCTGGCCGCTCCGCTGGACTTTAGCAAGAAGTCGGATGGCGAGAACGGACGCAGCTCCCGCAAGCAGGCGCAGCCCAAGAAGATACGCCTCACGCCGGAGGCTGTGGTGGGCCTGCTGCGCGACAAGTATCTGAATCGCATGGTCCGCCAAAGACTGGGCTGCCTTAAGTGCAACCAGTCGCGACGCAGCAGCTCCATTAGCTTCAACTATCACACGATTGGGTCACTGGCTCTGCACCGATTCTGGCGGCACGGCCCGACCGGCGGGTCCAGGCGGAGAGTGCAGGCAGCTTTGCTGCTCAGGCGTGACAGGCagagtgctgctgcagcagaggtGCAACTGTAG
- the chn gene encoding protein charlatan isoform X2 — protein sequence MATLIPANAGHPGASAQSSNVEATYEDMFKEITRKLYGEETGNGLHTLGTPVAQVATSGPTAVPEGEQRSFTNLQQLDRSAAPSIEYESSGAANGATTSNNVATSQANVIQQQQQQQQLQQQQQQQAESGNSVVVTASTGVGGGGATVVPAPSVSVGGFKSEDHLSTAFGLAALMQNGFAAGQAGLLKAGGDQQQRWAQDGAGVIAAAAAEQQPQLVQWTTGGKLQSYAHVSQQQQQQQQQQQQQQQQQHHHHQSTPKSKKHRQEHAAELIYASPSTSANAVGQNLTQSTPTSAPSNSSGGSSSSGGSRKKSSAQAQAAAAAANGVHIQKRYACTHCPYSTDRRDLYTRHENIHKDEKPFQCYACLKQFNRADHVKKHFLRMHRELQYDINKTRRHVSAGSSSGSGSSGNSHHSGGRGNVTINATGVNIDNAFLEAQRHPTSTSMSIVETIEAVASAGEMPLAQLKQEKLDDGSVLPLHVGVVMNNAQQPVASSSSGSSSVGGGNGGGGNSSGGSGLLKPKREKRFTCCYCPWSGADKWGLKRHLNTHTKPFVCLLCDYKAARSERLATHVLKVHNKRACSKCSYLADTQEEYQVHMSDVHPHDNRPSRSGNSTNNNGNSNNNGSGGGNNNNAGGNNVSHSQNLNVLRTIGNTLVANNQLNTYAGNAFGGNVGNGNGGNAVTIYTTSNEGVSGTGGGNITGGGGGGGPLQEIIVNPTSMVGWRLSANGSLIPPHDLLTGGLPNASTQKRGSERLFQYLEAEGSDPEDYARLLKMDAISRNTASVAQDFHKAGGVHELKIPANHQLLFNNKLPSQWTTREAAALLYSLSNMGTHSGSNSSSSSQRQKFGIRARQHSTGEDDENTPSSASSSSFSSDEYNMLSTSPVKLLRHVKLEKHEEDGKEVKVPAQVQAKAMMATAFLEAASYEQTAIELLTSKRKIKVENDEDQENQEQPQPQQRLQLIKSSPAYKLNSNSNNNNSNSNTNHKDKSSHRNAVHHSHRQDDKENNTKSAAIAAAAAAVTAAAAAAAAGGVGATAPSTTSNQTPFLTQMEYQNLNRIGTQFHNYVKDIINKYYAAETPLMLAAAAAALPTATTTGQQRQLDLDHLSPSKRRRLLSETEEYIEYLRNKEDITLTITPKAPTVKSSPPQPPASSLLKRQLDLAVPRKSPKKASPAHSHSHSHSQAAISNGHTASAARKSMSQLATLLPLLADAASKQEYLAAPLDFSKKSDGENGRSSRKQAQPKKIRLTPEAVVGLLRDKYLNRMVRQRLGCLKCNQSRRSSSISFNYHTIGSLALHRFWRHGPTGGSRRRVQAALLLRRDRQSAAAAEVQL from the exons ATGGCAACACTAATCCCAGCGAACGCCGGCCATCCTGGAGCGAGCGCACAGTCCTCAAATGTTGAGGCCACATATGAAGATATGTTCAAGGAAATCACACGCAAATTGTACGGTGAGGAGACCGGCAACGGTTTGCATACTCTCGGAACGCCGGTGGCTCAGGTGGCCACCAGCGGACCGACAGCGGTACCAGAGGGAGAGCAGCGTTCCTTCACAAACCTG CAACAGCTCGATCGCTCGGCAGCGCCCAGCATTGAATACGAATCCAGTGGAGCTGCCAACGGGGCAACAACCAGCAACAACGTGGCCACCTCCCAGGCAAATGtaatccaacaacaacagcagcaacaacaactacagcagcaacaacagcaacaagcagAGTCGGGTAACTCTGTAGTAGTAACGGCCAGCACCGgcgtaggaggaggaggagcaactGTGGTGCCGGCACCCAGTGTGTCCGTGGGTGGCTTCAAGTCCGAGGACCACCTAAGCACGGCCTTTGGCCTGGCAGCCCTCATGCAGAACGGCTTTGCAGCGGGCCAGGCGGGGCTCCTGAAGGCCGGAGGGGACCAGCAACAGCGCTGGGCCCAGGATGGAGCGGGTGTGATCGCCGCGGCGGCCGctgagcagcagccgcagctggtGCAATGGACGACGGGTGGCAAACTGCAGAGCTATGCCCATgtcagccagcagcagcagcaacaacaacagcagcagcaacagcaacaacagcagcagcaccaccaccaccagagcACACCGAAGTCCAA AAAACATCGTCAAGAGCATGCGGCCGAATTGATCTACGCCAGCCCTTCCACATCGGCCAATGCGGTAGGACAGAATTTAACCCAATCCACACCCACCTCAGcgcccagcaacagcagcggcggcagcagcagctccgggGGCAGTCGCAAGAAGTCCTCGGCCCAGGCGcaggcagccgccgccgcagccaaTGGAGTGCACATCCAGAAGCGTTATGCCTGCACCCATTGCCCGTATTCCACAGACCGACGGGATCTGTATACACGGCACGAGAACATCCACAAGGACGAGAAGCCCTTCCAGTGCTATGCCTGCCTTAAGCAGTTCAATCGGGCCGACCATGTGAAGAAGCACTTCTTGCGCATGCATCGCGAGCTGCAGTACGACATCAACAAGACGCGTCGCCATGTGTCCGCCGGCAGCAGCTCGGGCAGCGGATCCTCGGGTAACTCTCACCACTCGGGCGGGCGTGGCAATGTGACCATCAATGCCACGGGCGTCAACATCGATAATGCCTTCCTGGAGGCCCAGCGGCATCCCACCTCGACCAGCATGAGCATTGTGGAGACCATCGAGGCGGTGGCTTCGGCCGGCGAGATGCCGCTGGCCCAGCTCAAGCAGGAGAAGCTGGACGATGGCAGTGTCCTGCCCCTCCATGTGGGCGTTGTGATGAACAACGCCCAGCAGCCGGTGGCCAGCTCCAGTTCGGGCAGCAGTTCCGTCGGTGGTGGCAACGGTGgtggcggcaacagcagcggcggctCCGGCCTGCTGAAGCCCAAGCGCGAGAAGCGTTTCACCTGCTGCTATTGCCCCTGGTCCGGGGCCGACAAGTGGGGCCTGAAGCGTCACCTCAATACGCATACAAAGCCCTTCGTCTGCCTGCTCTGCGACTACAAAGCGGCCCGCTCCGAGCGCCTGGCCACACACGTGCTGAAGGTGCACAACAAGCGGGCCTGCAGCAAGTGCTCCTATCTGGCGGACACCCAGGAGGAGTATCAGGTCCACATGAGTGATGTGCA TCCGCACGATAATCGACCATCTCGCAGCGGCAACTCGACaaacaacaatggcaacagcaacaacaatggcagtggcggtggcaacaacaacaatgccgGAGGCAACAATGTCTCGCATAGCCAGAATCTGAATGTTTTGCGCACCATTGGCAACACTCTGGTGGCCAATAACCAACTAAACACCTATGCCGGCAATGCTTTTGG TGGCAATgtgggaaatgggaatggaggCAATGCCGTTACCATCTATACCACATCCAACGAGGGCGTATCCGGCACCGGCGGCGGAAACATcactggcggcggcggcggtggtggcccACTGCAAGAGATCATTGTGAATCCCACATCGATGGTCGGTTGGCGTTTGAGCGCCAATGGATCGTTGATACCACCGCATGATCTACTCACCGGCGGCCTACCGAATGCTTCGACGCAAAAGCGCGGATCGGAGCGTTTGTTTCAATACCTTGAGGCCGAGGGCAGCGATCCGGAGGACTATGCGCG TCTGCTGAAAATGGACGCCATTAGTCGCAACACCGCTTCGGTCGCTCAGGATTTTCATAAGGCGGGAGGCGTGCACGAGTTGAAAATACCAGCAAATCATCAACTCCTGTTTAATAATAAACTGCCTTCGCAATGGACGACACGAGAGGCTGCTGCTTTACTGTACAGCCTCAGCAACATGGGCAcccacagcggcagcaacagcagcagcagttcccaGCGACAGAAGTTTGGCATCCGTGCCCGGCAACATTCCACGGGGGAGGATGACGAGAATACACCATCGTCGGCATCCTCGTCGAGCTTCTCCAGCGATGAGTATAACATGCTGTCCACATCGCCGGTGAAGCTGTTGCGTCATGTGAAGCTGGAGAAGCACGAGGAGGATGGGAAGGAGGTGAAGGTTCCGGCCCAAGTCCAGGCAAAGGCGATGATGGCGACGGCATTTCTGGAGGCAGCTAGCTACGAGCAGACGGCCATCGAGCTGCTTACCAGCAAGCGCAAGATCAAGGTCGAGAATGATGAGGATCAGGAGAACCAggaacagccacagccacagcagcgaTTGCAGCTTATTAAATCGTCTCCCGCGTACAAATtgaattccaattccaataaTAACAATAGCAATAGTAACACCAACCACAAGGACAAGTCGTCGCACAGAAATGCCGTTCATCATAGTCATCGTCAGGATGATAAGGAGAACAACACCAAGTCTGCAGCAATagccgctgccgcagcggcggtcacagcagctgcagcagcagcggcagcaggaggagtaggagcaaCCGCAcccagcaccaccagcaatCAAACACCATTTCTCACCCAAATGGAATATCAGAATCTCAACCGCATTGGCACACAGTTTCACAATTATGTTAAAGATATCATCAACAAATACTACGCAGCCGAGACGCCTCTGATGctggccgcagcagcagccgccctGCCCACGGCCACCACCACGGGCCAGCAGAGGCAGCTGGATCTGGACCACCTGTCGCCGAGCAAGCGTCGCCGACTGCTTAGCGAGACTGAGGAGTACATTGAGTATCTGCGCAACAAGGAGGACATCACCCTGACCATTACACCCAAGGCGCCCACAGTGAAGTCCTCGCCACCCCAGCCGCCTGCTTCGTCCCTCCTGAAGCGTCAGCTGGATCTGGCGGTGCCTCGTAAGAGTCCAAAAAAGGCTTCCCCagcccacagccacagccatagccacagccaggcTGCTATTTCCAACGGCCACACAGCGAGTGCTGCACGCAAGTCCATGAGTCAGCTGGCCACCTTGCTGCCCCTGCTGGCCGATGCAGCCAGCAAGCAGGAGTATCTGGCCGCTCCGCTGGACTTTAGCAAGAAGTCGGATGGCGAGAACGGACGCAGCTCCCGCAAGCAGGCGCAGCCCAAGAAGATACGCCTCACGCCGGAGGCTGTGGTGGGCCTGCTGCGCGACAAGTATCTGAATCGCATGGTCCGCCAAAGACTGGGCTGCCTTAAGTGCAACCAGTCGCGACGCAGCAGCTCCATTAGCTTCAACTATCACACGATTGGGTCACTGGCTCTGCACCGATTCTGGCGGCACGGCCCGACCGGCGGGTCCAGGCGGAGAGTGCAGGCAGCTTTGCTGCTCAGGCGTGACAGGCagagtgctgctgcagcagaggtGCAACTGTAG